The following proteins are co-located in the Fusarium verticillioides 7600 chromosome 7, whole genome shotgun sequence genome:
- a CDS encoding CMGC/CDK protein kinase — MSSKSRWADTEEDARIDAKLKEEKRRKKAEKARKIEQEKKAQEVAQQKALQFDDDRPSKRRRITPEPGADQQDKTPPAKLLRFPAGTWGKCRSVENYEKLNDIEEGTYGWVARATNKATGKVVALKRLKLEPQDRNGLPVTGLREIQILKDCQHRNIVTMEEVVVGDDVSRPDNSLFLVLEFVEHDLKSILDDMPEPFLSSEVKRLLLQLTSGIAYLHDNWILHRDLKTSNLLLNNRGQLKIADFGMARYVGDPPPKLTQLVVTLWYRAPELLLGAKTYDAAVDMWSVGCIFGELITREPLLQGKNEVDQVSRTFELCGVPTEETWPGFRRLSNARSLRLPKTQAATGSVIRARFPGLTTAGANLLGCLLSLDPERRPSASEMLQHEYFRQDPKPKPESMFPTFPSKANQERRRRAEPHAPVRGGQAAPLGDADLSGIFQGRDKEERGAGFQLRMV, encoded by the exons ATGTCCAGCAAGTCTCGATGGGCCGACACCGAAGAAGACGCCCGTATCGACGCCAAactcaaggaagagaagcgacgCAAGAAGGCTGAAAAGGCTCGAAAGAttgaacaagagaagaaagcaCAAGAAGTTGCACAGCAAAAGGCACTCCAATTCGACGATGACCGGCCCTCGAAGCGACGTAGGATCACCCCCGAACCAGGCGCAGACCAACAGGACAAGACACCTCCAGCGAAGCTATTGCGGTTTCCAGCGGGCACCTGGGGGAAGTGCAGAAGCGTCGAGAATTACGAGAAGCTAAACGATATCGAGGAGGGGACTTATGGCTGGGTTGCGCGGGCGACAAACAAAGCTACGGGAAAGGTTGTCGCGCtcaagaggttgaagctggAGCCTCAAGATCGAAACGGCCTCCCCGTCACAGGCCTGCGCGAAATACAAATACTGAAGGATTGCCAACACCGGAATATCGTCACCATGGAAGAAGTGGTTGTAGGGGACGACGTATCACGGCCAGATAA CTCTTTATTCCTCGTCCTTGAATTCGTCGAACACGACCTAAAAtccattcttgatgatatgcCTGAGCCGTTTCTCTCTTCCGAAGTAAAGCGCCTCCTATTACAGCTTACATCAGGCATCGCGTATCTCCATGACAACTGGATTCTACATCGCGACCTCAAAACCTCAAATCTCCTCCTTAACAACCGTGGCCAGTTGAAAATTGCTGACTTTGGCATGGCCCGCTATGTTGGCGATCCTCCCCCGAAACTCACACAACTCGTCGTCACCCTCTGGTACCGGGCTCCGGAGCTACTACTTGGCGCAAAGACATACGATGCGGCCGTAGACATGTGGAGCGTGGGCTGTATCTTTGGCGAGCTGATAACCCgggagcctcttcttcagggcAAGAATGAAGTCGATCAAGTCTCGCGCACCTTCGAGCTCTGCGGCGTTCCCACTGAAGAGACTTGGCCTGGCTTTCGTCGTCTCTCGAATGCACGCTCATTACGACTTCCCAAGACACAAGCTGCTACCGGATCTGTCATTCGCGCTCGCTTTCCTGGCCTCACTACCGCAGGCGCCAATTTGCTAGGTTGTCTCCTATCACTTGACCCCGAAAGAAGACCATCGGCGAGTGAGATGCTTCAGCACGAGTACTTCAGACAGGACCCAAAGCCCAAACCAGAGAGCATGTTCCCAACGTTCCCTAGTAAGGCGAACCAGGAACGGCGAAGGCGTGCAGAGCCTCATGCGCCTGTGCGCGGTGGACAGGCTGCACCACTGGGCGATGCTGACCTCAGTGGCATTTTTCAGGGGCGCGATAAAGAAGAAAGGGGAGCAGGGTTTCAGTTGCGTATGGTCTAA